A window of Erpetoichthys calabaricus chromosome 12, fErpCal1.3, whole genome shotgun sequence contains these coding sequences:
- the shisa2a gene encoding shisa family member 2a — MWSQVHLLVILSTAHATGEYCHGWFDTHGGWHVGFQCPELYDGEEALFCCGNCHLRYCCTAAEARLDQGSCDNDKRDLEEEAETVQAVPTYLPFLIVCSLFVAFVIIGTFIAICCCRCLKMKTRDQHGRTLPTQCRLTESGHSSESQTPSRHSSSSSSTASRCSLGGRNQNNICTVGTDGLNLFMNLPPQGTYPILSCPQSQGFMATSQASAPFLQPYIGYRMPPEQTMLMGPTYADNRGVYGRQQPPHSFQQMPMHTEALYPGVTM; from the exons ATGTGGTCGCAAGTCCACCTTCTGGTAATCCTGAGCACTGCTCATGCCACAGGAGAGTACTGCCACGGCTGGTTTGACACCCACGGCGGGTGGCACGTGGGATTTCAGTGTCCAGAGCTGTACGATGGCGAAGAGGCGCTCTTCTGCTGTGGAAATTGTCATCTTCGTTACTGCTGCACCGCGGCTGAAGCGCGTCTTGATCAGGGAAGCTGCGACAACGACAAACGGGACTTGGAAGAGGAGGCGGAGACCGTGCAAG cTGTGCCAACATACCTGCCCTTCTTAATTGTCTGCAGCCTTTTTGTGGCTTTTGTCATCATTGGGACTTTCATTGCCATTTGCTGCTGCCGGTGCCTGAAAATGAAAACCAGGGATCAACATGGCAGAACACTACCCACCCAATGCAGACTGACTGAATCTGGACATTCCTCAGAAAGCCAGACCCCATCTCGTCATTCCAGCTCCAGCTCTAGCACTGCCAGTCGGTGCTCTTTAGGTGGCCGCAACCAGAACAATATTTGCACAGTTGGCACAGACGGCCTGAATCTTTTCATGAACCTGCCACCACAGGGCACCTATCCCATTTTAAGCTGCCCCCAGTCTCAGGGTTTCATGGCCACTTCTCAGGCGTCTGCTCCTTTCCTTCAACCGTACATTGGATATAGGATGCCTCCAGAGCAGACCATGCTGATGGGCCCCACCTACGCAGACAACAGAGGTGTCTATGGACGGCAGCAACCTCCCCATAGTTTCCAGCAGATGCCTATGCATACAGAAGCACTATACCCGGGGGTCACAATGTGA